Proteins encoded within one genomic window of Bacteroides sedimenti:
- a CDS encoding polysaccharide biosynthesis protein — protein MIDINRFIERNVIFRNESMFLKDIEANKERLREEIEGRSILVIGGAGTIGSSYIRAVLDFKPAKLTVVDISENGLAELSRDLHSSFGTYIPKQLMMYPVNYADPVFKKMFRREHGFDIVANFSAHKHVRSEKDEYSVQALLENNVLHACKLMKLLTEIPPRKFFCVSTDKAANPVNLMGGSKKIMEDMIMTFSNQFNITTARFANVAFSNGSLLAGFLERVMKRQPLSAPADVRRYFVSPEESGQICMLACMLGNSGEIYFPKLGRDQVLTFSEIATSFLRDLGLNAYECASEEEARRMAHEMKEGDLDYPVYYSNSDTTGEKPYEEFYTKEDVISLDDYVSLGVVKNGHRRRLKETEELFATLNAAFASPNTKKSEIINIVKKFLVKFDHVEKGKNLDSKM, from the coding sequence ATGATTGATATTAATCGCTTTATTGAGAGGAACGTCATATTTCGCAATGAAAGCATGTTCCTGAAAGATATAGAAGCAAACAAAGAGAGACTTCGTGAGGAAATAGAAGGACGAAGCATACTGGTAATAGGAGGTGCCGGAACAATAGGCTCTTCATATATCAGAGCCGTGCTTGACTTTAAACCTGCCAAACTGACTGTAGTAGATATATCAGAAAACGGTCTGGCTGAATTGTCGAGAGATTTGCATAGCTCCTTTGGAACGTATATTCCAAAGCAGTTGATGATGTATCCCGTTAATTATGCCGATCCAGTATTCAAGAAGATGTTTCGTCGTGAACATGGATTCGATATTGTTGCAAATTTCTCGGCTCATAAGCATGTTCGTAGTGAAAAAGACGAGTATTCGGTTCAGGCGTTACTGGAGAATAATGTGCTTCATGCTTGCAAGCTGATGAAATTGCTCACGGAAATTCCTCCCCGTAAGTTCTTCTGTGTTTCAACCGACAAGGCTGCCAATCCGGTTAATCTGATGGGAGGGAGCAAGAAGATCATGGAAGATATGATTATGACCTTCTCGAATCAGTTCAATATTACAACAGCCCGTTTCGCAAACGTAGCATTTTCGAACGGTTCGCTTTTGGCTGGTTTCCTTGAACGGGTGATGAAGCGGCAACCCTTAAGCGCCCCGGCTGATGTGCGTCGTTATTTTGTCTCCCCGGAAGAGAGCGGGCAAATCTGTATGTTGGCTTGCATGTTGGGCAACTCGGGTGAGATTTATTTCCCGAAACTGGGAAGAGATCAGGTTTTGACTTTTTCTGAGATAGCCACCAGCTTTTTGAGGGATTTAGGTCTCAATGCGTACGAATGTGCTTCGGAAGAAGAGGCACGCAGAATGGCACATGAAATGAAAGAGGGCGATCTGGATTATCCGGTATATTATTCAAATTCGGACACAACGGGTGAAAAACCTTATGAGGAGTTTTATACAAAAGAAGATGTGATATCATTGGATGATTATGTTTCGTTAGGAGTAGTGAAGAATGGCCATCGTCGTAGATTGAAAGAAACAGAAGAGCTTTTTGCTACATTAAATGCCGCATTTGCTTCACCTAATACCAAGAAGAGCGAGATAATAAATATCGTGAAGAAGTTTCTTGTTAAATTTGATCATGTAGAAAAAGGAAAGAATCTGGACTCGAAGATGTAA
- a CDS encoding sugar transferase: MYSWGKRLFDILLSTVALLIISPLFIICIPILACTGEHEIWYLQKRVGYKNKIFKIWKFATMVKGSSKMGTGSLTLRNDPRVLPFGRLLRKTKINELPQIFNVLTGSMSMVGPRPQMEVDFCCYPESVQQIIYNMKPGITGIGSIIFRDEEKYLSAQGINPKEVYSEQIAPYKGALEIWYQNNASLWLDAKLVFLTAWVIIFPDSNLPHKWFSNLPPKPDWMCISHSKTSYSNQLDDLSFNSQLVKSNKTEKI, encoded by the coding sequence ATGTATTCTTGGGGAAAAAGGTTATTTGATATTTTGTTATCTACTGTTGCATTGCTTATTATATCACCACTTTTTATTATATGTATTCCGATACTAGCTTGCACAGGTGAGCATGAAATATGGTATTTGCAAAAAAGAGTAGGTTATAAAAACAAGATTTTTAAAATCTGGAAATTTGCGACAATGGTTAAAGGCTCTTCTAAGATGGGAACCGGAAGTCTTACCTTGCGCAATGATCCACGTGTTTTACCTTTTGGGCGTTTGCTAAGGAAAACTAAAATAAATGAGCTTCCTCAGATTTTTAATGTTTTAACTGGTTCAATGAGTATGGTTGGACCTCGTCCGCAAATGGAGGTCGATTTCTGCTGTTATCCCGAATCTGTTCAACAGATTATATATAATATGAAACCTGGCATCACAGGTATTGGTTCAATAATTTTCCGTGATGAGGAAAAATATCTTTCCGCGCAAGGAATAAACCCAAAGGAAGTTTATTCAGAACAAATTGCCCCATATAAAGGTGCTCTTGAAATCTGGTATCAGAATAATGCCTCCTTATGGTTAGATGCCAAACTTGTTTTTTTAACTGCTTGGGTAATTATTTTCCCTGATAGTAATTTGCCACATAAATGGTTTAGTAATTTACCTCCTAAACCTGATTGGATGTGTATTTCACATTCAAAGACATCTTACTCAAATCAGTTAGATGATTTATCTTTTAATTCTCAATTAGTTAAGAGTAATAAGACTGAAAAAATATAG
- a CDS encoding MIP family channel protein: MKKYFAEMVGTMVLVLMGCGSAVIAGGAAGAVGTGVGTLGVALAFGLSVIVMVYTIGSISGCHINPAITLGIYLTGRMNGKDAAMYMIFQVIGALLGSTVLYFIATGMGIPGNIAGANSYAESTSEVSAFLAEAFFTFIFVLVVLGSTSSKAPSGFAGLAIGLALVLIHIVCIPITGTSVNPARSIAPALFSQGAALSQLWLFIVAPFVGAACSALVWKYFEDEESVN; encoded by the coding sequence ATGAAAAAGTATTTTGCAGAAATGGTAGGTACAATGGTACTGGTGCTGATGGGATGCGGTAGCGCGGTAATAGCTGGTGGGGCTGCTGGAGCTGTAGGAACTGGAGTTGGAACATTGGGTGTCGCTTTGGCCTTTGGCTTGTCTGTCATTGTTATGGTTTATACCATTGGAAGCATATCCGGCTGTCATATCAATCCGGCAATTACGCTGGGTATATATCTTACTGGCAGAATGAATGGGAAGGATGCTGCAATGTATATGATTTTTCAGGTGATTGGGGCGTTATTGGGTTCTACGGTACTTTATTTTATTGCTACTGGCATGGGTATACCTGGTAATATTGCAGGCGCAAACTCTTATGCTGAAAGTACTTCGGAAGTTTCCGCTTTCCTTGCCGAAGCGTTCTTTACATTTATTTTTGTGTTGGTAGTACTGGGTTCTACAAGCTCAAAGGCTCCTTCTGGATTTGCGGGACTGGCAATCGGTTTGGCTTTAGTATTGATTCATATCGTCTGTATTCCTATAACAGGGACATCTGTAAATCCTGCCAGAAGTATAGCACCTGCTCTTTTCTCACAAGGGGCGGCTTTATCTCAACTGTGGCTATTCATAGTAGCTCCATTTGTAGGAGCGGCATGCTCAGCACTTGTGTGGAAATATTTTGAAGATGAAGAATCTGTAAATTAA
- a CDS encoding RagB/SusD family nutrient uptake outer membrane protein — MKLKHIIFAFALATGLGSCELDKFPQDLISSENFWKTENDVNLALNGCYAYLDASVYDAYYDGYADNAYCQYSWESNAVNVSAGNINTDMNDGYNYEGIRRFNYFLDNVDKAPISKEEANQYKAEVKVLKAFTYFHLANKFGAVPVFTKSIQTADDAKVVPTPEADVIKYVIKELDEAIPNLPQPATIKSRISKAAALAIKARVQLYYQNWAGAAATSQEIMNLKNYSLFTADATSDDLKDEYSKFVTFANDDDKAAFYKGLSSYEKLFWNDNQGNDEVILEVEYKSDTDFSSGINTIFFSDNVGGGWSSITPTQELVNAYWTRDGKSFTAPTTEERQAAYANGQYSDSFLNEFKNRDTRLYASIMFPGSIWNRLMDNGTFVWNKGGSNISKTGYNFRKMTDPTVPLQEWNAPQNFPVIRYAEILLMYAEAQNEAAGPSPAVYDALDLIRSRVGMPVINRNTVNTKELLREVIRNERRIELAGEGFRWGDTRRWGISSSVMKNTYAVDGGLVQARIWDNKFNRLPYPQKAVDGNPNLKAAQTAKGY; from the coding sequence ATGAAATTAAAACATATAATATTCGCTTTTGCTCTTGCAACTGGTTTAGGAAGCTGCGAATTAGATAAGTTTCCTCAAGACCTGATTTCAAGTGAAAATTTCTGGAAAACTGAAAATGATGTAAATCTGGCTCTTAACGGATGCTATGCATATCTGGATGCAAGTGTGTATGATGCCTATTATGATGGATACGCAGATAACGCGTATTGCCAATATTCATGGGAAAGCAATGCCGTAAATGTTTCTGCAGGAAATATCAATACAGATATGAATGACGGATATAATTATGAGGGTATCCGACGTTTCAACTACTTCCTCGACAATGTGGACAAAGCTCCTATTTCTAAAGAGGAAGCTAATCAATACAAGGCAGAGGTAAAAGTATTAAAGGCTTTCACTTACTTCCATTTGGCTAATAAATTTGGGGCAGTACCTGTATTTACAAAATCTATTCAAACTGCTGATGACGCAAAAGTAGTGCCAACACCCGAAGCAGACGTGATTAAATACGTGATCAAGGAGCTGGATGAAGCAATCCCGAATCTTCCACAGCCTGCTACAATAAAAAGCCGTATTTCGAAAGCAGCAGCATTAGCAATTAAGGCAAGAGTTCAACTTTATTATCAGAACTGGGCAGGAGCAGCAGCAACATCTCAGGAAATTATGAATCTGAAGAATTATTCACTCTTTACAGCTGACGCTACAAGCGATGACTTAAAAGATGAATATTCAAAATTCGTAACTTTTGCAAATGATGATGATAAAGCAGCTTTCTACAAAGGATTAAGCAGTTATGAAAAACTTTTCTGGAATGACAATCAGGGAAATGACGAAGTAATTCTAGAGGTGGAATATAAGAGTGATACAGATTTTTCGAGTGGTATTAACACAATTTTCTTCTCAGATAACGTAGGAGGAGGATGGAGTTCTATCACTCCAACCCAAGAATTGGTTAACGCTTACTGGACCCGCGACGGAAAGAGCTTCACTGCTCCAACTACCGAAGAACGTCAGGCAGCATATGCTAACGGACAATACAGTGATAGTTTCCTGAACGAGTTCAAAAACAGAGATACTCGTCTATACGCTTCTATCATGTTCCCGGGATCAATCTGGAACAGATTAATGGACAACGGTACATTTGTATGGAATAAGGGAGGTAGCAACATCTCTAAAACAGGCTATAATTTCCGTAAAATGACAGACCCAACTGTTCCACTTCAAGAATGGAACGCTCCTCAAAACTTCCCGGTTATCCGTTATGCTGAAATCCTGCTAATGTATGCTGAAGCGCAAAACGAAGCAGCCGGTCCTAGCCCAGCAGTATATGACGCGTTAGACTTGATCCGTTCAAGAGTTGGAATGCCTGTTATTAACAGAAATACAGTTAACACAAAAGAGCTTCTTAGAGAAGTGATTCGTAACGAACGCCGTATAGAACTTGCAGGTGAAGGTTTCCGTTGGGGAGACACACGTCGTTGGGGAATTTCAAGTAGTGTAATGAAAAACACTTATGCTGTAGACGGTGGTCTGGTACAAGCAAGAATTTGGGATAACAAATTCAACAGACTTCCTTATCCTCAGAAGGCAGTTGACGGAAACCCAAATCTGAAAGCCGCACAAACTGCTAAGGGTTATTAA
- a CDS encoding DegT/DnrJ/EryC1/StrS family aminotransferase: MKIPFSVPLIDADVIAEMHDTLTNTRWLTSGPKVKALEDEIQKFIGNDNALCVNSWTSGAMLILRWFGVGPGDEVIVPAYTYSATALCAMNIGAKPVMVDVNEDFTINADKIKAAITPKTKAVIPVDLGGYPCDYDSIKKVINAPEIRRMFTPDNERQRMLGRILILSDAAHSFGATYNGIPAGKVSDATVFSFHSVKNITTGEGGGIVLNLPEPFDNIEQLNFLRIFSLNGQNKSAFEKNQIGNWRYDIIDQGLKINMPDLCATIGLAQIRKYRNELLPDRKRIYDFYVKALSQYEWAIIPPYKNGGTESSYHLFLLRIKDFTEEQRDEMIRIISKNEVGVNVHYMPMPMLSLFKSKGYVMSDYPVAHHLYKNEITLPVYNGLTEEQLDFVVNVIVEAYMTVAGS; the protein is encoded by the coding sequence ATGAAAATACCATTTTCCGTTCCTTTAATTGATGCCGACGTGATTGCTGAGATGCATGACACGCTTACTAATACACGTTGGCTTACAAGTGGCCCCAAAGTGAAAGCACTTGAAGATGAAATACAGAAGTTCATAGGTAATGATAACGCTCTTTGTGTAAACTCATGGACATCAGGAGCAATGCTTATACTCAGATGGTTTGGTGTTGGCCCAGGTGATGAAGTGATTGTTCCTGCATATACATATAGTGCCACGGCACTTTGTGCCATGAATATTGGTGCAAAGCCTGTTATGGTCGATGTGAATGAAGATTTTACTATAAATGCTGATAAGATCAAAGCGGCCATTACTCCTAAAACAAAAGCTGTTATACCAGTAGATTTAGGTGGCTATCCTTGTGATTATGACTCGATAAAGAAAGTGATAAATGCTCCCGAAATAAGGAGAATGTTTACTCCTGATAATGAGAGACAAAGAATGCTGGGACGTATTCTGATTCTTTCAGATGCCGCTCATTCTTTCGGAGCAACATATAATGGCATTCCAGCCGGAAAAGTATCTGATGCTACGGTGTTTTCATTTCATTCCGTAAAAAATATTACAACAGGAGAAGGTGGGGGTATTGTTCTCAACTTACCCGAACCATTTGACAATATTGAACAACTCAATTTCCTTAGAATATTTTCATTGAACGGGCAGAATAAGAGTGCTTTTGAGAAGAATCAAATCGGAAATTGGAGATACGATATCATCGATCAGGGGCTTAAGATTAATATGCCCGATTTATGTGCAACAATTGGTCTGGCACAAATAAGGAAATACAGAAATGAATTGTTGCCGGATAGAAAAAGGATTTATGATTTTTATGTAAAGGCATTATCTCAGTATGAATGGGCTATCATTCCTCCCTACAAAAATGGAGGAACAGAAAGTTCATATCATTTATTTCTGTTAAGGATTAAAGACTTTACAGAAGAACAACGAGATGAAATGATCAGGATTATAAGCAAAAATGAGGTTGGTGTAAATGTGCATTATATGCCAATGCCAATGCTATCATTGTTTAAATCAAAAGGGTATGTAATGTCTGATTATCCTGTTGCACATCATTTGTATAAGAATGAAATAACATTGCCTGTATATAACGGACTTACCGAAGAACAGCTGGATTTTGTTGTGAATGTGATAGTGGAAGCTTATATGACTGTTGCCGGTTCATAA
- a CDS encoding catalase has protein sequence MEGKNKLTTESGAPVGDNQNIQTAGPHGPALMQNAWYMEKLAHFNRERIPERVVHAKGSGAFGSLTITGDITKYTKASIFSRIGKRTELFIRFSTVAGERGAADTERDVRGFAIKFYTEEGNWDLVGNNTPVFFLRDPLKFPDFIHTQKRDPKTNLRSSTAAWDFWSLSPESLHQVMILMSDRGIPLNLRQMHGFGSHTFSFYNKHNERFWVKFHFKSMQGIVNLTNEEAAKIVAQDREYSQRDLYNHIAAGDFPRWKMCVQIMTEAEAKTYRFNPFDLTKVWSQKDYPLIEVGIVELNKNPENYFATVEQAAFNPANVVPGIGYSPDKMLQGRLFAYADAQRYRLGVNAGSLPVNAPRCPFHNYHHDGAMRFDDNHGGDVNYEPSSFEGPKEHKEYIEPGLPIEGEAYNYNHREDKDYYTQPGDLYRLVPTEEKMRIHKNVAASMDGVPEFIKIRAIARFYQADENCGKGIADELGIDLDLILREVEKQKME, from the coding sequence ATGGAAGGAAAAAATAAGCTTACTACAGAATCGGGTGCACCGGTTGGTGACAATCAGAATATTCAGACGGCCGGTCCGCACGGACCAGCATTGATGCAAAATGCCTGGTACATGGAGAAACTTGCCCACTTCAATCGTGAGCGAATTCCTGAAAGAGTGGTTCATGCCAAAGGCTCCGGCGCTTTTGGTTCTTTGACTATTACGGGCGATATTACCAAATACACGAAAGCTTCCATCTTTTCCAGAATAGGAAAAAGAACCGAACTCTTTATTCGTTTTTCTACTGTGGCGGGCGAACGCGGAGCTGCCGATACGGAAAGAGACGTTCGTGGTTTTGCCATCAAATTCTATACCGAAGAAGGGAACTGGGACCTGGTTGGAAATAATACTCCTGTGTTTTTTCTTCGTGATCCGTTAAAGTTCCCTGATTTTATCCATACCCAGAAAAGAGACCCGAAAACCAATCTGCGCAGCAGTACCGCCGCTTGGGATTTCTGGAGTCTTTCTCCCGAATCGCTTCATCAGGTGATGATTCTGATGAGCGACCGTGGCATTCCGCTCAATCTTCGTCAGATGCATGGATTCGGTAGTCATACCTTCAGCTTTTATAATAAACATAATGAACGGTTCTGGGTGAAATTCCACTTTAAATCCATGCAGGGAATTGTTAATCTAACCAATGAGGAAGCTGCCAAGATTGTAGCTCAGGACAGAGAATATTCGCAGCGGGATTTATACAACCATATTGCTGCAGGAGATTTTCCGCGCTGGAAGATGTGCGTACAGATTATGACCGAAGCCGAAGCTAAGACATATCGCTTTAATCCGTTCGACTTGACCAAGGTGTGGAGCCAGAAGGATTATCCGCTGATTGAGGTAGGCATTGTTGAACTGAATAAAAATCCCGAAAATTATTTTGCAACAGTGGAACAGGCAGCTTTCAATCCCGCCAATGTGGTTCCCGGAATAGGATATTCTCCCGATAAAATGTTGCAGGGACGACTCTTTGCCTATGCCGATGCACAGCGATACCGGTTGGGAGTAAATGCAGGTAGTCTGCCCGTTAATGCTCCGCGGTGTCCGTTCCACAATTATCATCATGACGGAGCTATGCGGTTTGACGATAACCACGGTGGTGATGTAAACTATGAACCCAGTAGTTTTGAGGGTCCGAAGGAACATAAAGAGTATATCGAACCCGGATTGCCGATCGAAGGCGAAGCGTACAATTACAATCACCGCGAAGACAAAGATTACTATACTCAACCTGGCGATTTGTATCGTTTGGTTCCAACCGAAGAGAAAATGCGCATACATAAAAATGTGGCGGCATCTATGGACGGGGTTCCCGAATTCATAAAGATTCGTGCTATTGCTCGTTTTTACCAAGCCGATGAGAATTGCGGGAAAGGCATAGCAGATGAGTTGGGTATTGATTTGGATTTGATTCTTCGTGAAGTTGAAAAACAGAAAATGGAATAA